ACGACCACCGCTCCCAGACCTTCTGGGCGGCGATGGCCCCGTCGATGGCCTGCTGCAGGAGCTCGGGCGTCGACTGGTGGACGTTGGCGAGGTGGTGCTGGTGCCGCTGGGGCGAAGTGACGCGATTGGTCTTCCCGGGGCGGTGTTCGACGCCGTTGATCACCACCGGAATGTCGGTCACCACGCTCCCGAGCTCGGCAATGGCCGCCTGCAAGCCGGCGCGTTCCGGAGTGCCCGGCGCGTAGCTCAGGACGGGTTCGTTGATGGGGGTCGGGATGTTGCCGATGGCACTCATGACAGGACTCCGGTCCGGGGGTGATCTGGTCGGCGGGAAGGGTAGGGCGGCAGGGGAGCCGGGACAAGGATGGCGGGGGGGGCCGGCGGGGCTATCTTTCCGGATTGGCTGGTGGCCGGGAACCCGGGCCCCGCCCGGTCGGTACCAGTGTCGATCCCGTTCGGAGACTTCTCGATGCGCCGTTACGCCCCGCTTGCCCTGGTCGCCCTCCTCGCGGCCTGCCCGACGTACGACTCGTACAAGTATGCCGCCGGTCAGGACGGCCTGATGTCGGCCGATGACTACGCTGCCTACGGTCCTGAGCAGGCGATCGCGATGGCCGTTGGCCGCGAGTTCGGCAAGGGTGAGGCCGGCGCGACGCCGGAGGCCTTCGCCAAGCAGGCCGATGCCGCCCTCGCCTACGCCAAGAAGTTTCCGCAGATCAAGACGATCGTCGCGGACACCCTTGGACACCGCCTGGTGCTGACCTTCGCCGACGGCTGGAGCACCCAGGTCACGCCGATCACCGACGGCAAGAGCGGCGACGAGACGAAGGGACTCCCCAAGTAACAGCGATCTGCGAGCGGCGAACGGCGCTGGGCTCTGGAGCTGTCATCCTGAGCGAAACGACGGCGCAGCCGGAGTGAAGTCGAAGGACCTCTTCCCGATACGCTGGGATAGAGGTCCTTCGACTTCGCAGCCCTGCGGGCTGCTCCGCTCAGGATGACACGATCAGGACCCATCCGATCGCGTTTCGCCGTTCGCTGTTCGCGGTTCGTTACCCCCCCGCCACCCCCCCCATCTTCCCCACGCCCCCCATCATGTCGCCCATCATCCACCAGTGCTCCGCGCCCATCAGGTCGCGCGTCGGGTCCTGCATCAGGTCGAGCTGACGCTGGATCTCGGCGCCCTTGCCGGCGCGCGGAATCGTCGGCGCAGCGAGGATGTCGGAGATGATGTCGTGCAGCATGTGGAGGTTGTCGAAGATCGCCGCGGCGCGCGGGTGCGCCTTGCTGAAGCGCGGCGCCACGGCCGGCGCCATCGGCATCACGCTCGGATAGGCGGCTGGCGCGCCCTGGACCATGGCCCGCCAGCGGCCGGTCACCTGGCGCACCGACGCCGCGTCGTTGGACCGGTCGTCGTCGGTGAGGAATGCCTCGTAGAGTCCGATCTGCAGCCAGTGATACGACCAGATCAGGCCGTTGAACTGCGGCACCTCGCGCCGGAAGATCTGCGAGAACGGCTGCTCGTCCATCAGCGCCATCGACTTCGGCACCGTCGGCAACGCGTAGCGCGTCTCCTCCAGGTAGTAGTCGGTGATCCGCTCGATCAGTGCGTCGCGCTCCGCCGGGGTCAGCCGCGGATCGGCGTAGGCGTCGTAGATCTGCCGATGGAGAATGTGTGCCCAGTCGAAGGTGACCTTGGCGCGCCACGCCACCTTGGCGTAGGTCGGCTCGATCGCCTCTTCCGGAATGGCGAAGCGCGGCGGCTTCACCAACAAGTCACCGACCAGGAAGTCGTACTCGTCGGCCAGCGCGACCTTCGCGTCCTTGAGCGGCAGGGTCAGCAGCCGTTCGTAGAGGATCGCGTGGCCGTAGTCGAAGGCGTTGAAGAGCCGTGCGGCATCGGCGTGGCGGCCAAGGAACTGCCAGTTGAAGCTGCCCGGGTACGGGCGCACTTCATCGCGTCGCTGCTGCGCCATCAGCATGGTTGGCAGCGCGAGCAGCACGATGAGGAGGCGGCGGATCATCGATCACCCCGGATGCTCGGCGTGCCGAGCGAGAAGGTGCGCGAGAGTCCCATGGTGAGGGCGATCCCGGGTCCGTCGCCGAGTCCATGCGCAACGCCCGCGTCGAGGACCAACGACGGCGTCATCTGTCGGCGGAAGCCGACGGCAACTTCCCAATGTTGCTCCGACGGCCCCAGCGGCTTGGCGCTGTAGAGTTCGGCGATCAGCAGCGTGCTCTGCCGCATCAGCGTCCAGTCGGCCGCGACCGAGGCCGACCATCGGCCGGGGGCATCGGCCTCGGGGGCGTTGACCGCGCGCCCCACCGTCACCGACGCGTTGGCGTGGGTGCGGAGTCGACCCCAGGTGCGGGTCGCGATTGCCTTCCCCACCACCAGGACGCCGTCGCCCGAGGCACCACCACCTGGGAGGATGGCGTCGGCCCGCAGGGCGATCCCTGGGGTGTGCGGGGTCTCGGCGTTGAGGGAGAGGAGTGCAAAGAGACGCGGCCCGGCCGCTGCGGCCTCGCTGAGCCGGTCAGAGGCACGGAAGGGGAGCTTGATGCCCAGGAGGCCGTTGGGGAAGGCGCCCCACATGACTTCGGGGGTGAATTCCACCTCGCCCCGGCCGGCGTGGCGGGCGTAGTGGAACGGCATCATCCACTCCCAGGCGCGAAACTCCAGCGCCCAGGCGTCCTCGGAGCGGACCGGCCGCTCGTCGTCGAGATTGCGGTAGTCCGTCTGGGCCGGAAGGGCGGCGGCGGCAAACACCAACGCCCCGGCGGTGAGCAGGGTTCGAACAGGAACGAACATCGGGATCCTCGGTGAAACGAGTAGGGTCAGGAAACAGCGACTCGATCAGACGAGGGGCGATGCCGGTGGTCGGGTTGGGGGGGGATGATCGGCGGAGGCCCAGGTCAGGGCGTCCGCGGGCGTGGCCTGCGCGGTCGGCGACGCGACCCCGAAACAGCCGCGCTCGGTGGCGATCCCGGTCACCAGGGTGACGCCGCACGAGGCCACCTGAGCGCACTGGCTCGGCGGGCAATGGCTGCAATCGCCATCGCCTGCGGGCTGGCGCTGCTCGGGCGCCGGCGCCTCGTGGTGGGCTGCCCCATGCTGGTGCGCCCCGCCCGCCACCACCGGCGCACAATGCGACGCCGCCATCCCGGGAGCCGGGGCGAGGCGAAGCAGGCAGGCGAGGAGGAGCAGGGTGCGGAGCATCCCCGAAGATAGCAGGCTATCGATGATCGATGATCGATCATCGATTCCCCCTCGCCCGCCCTGCCAGTAGATTTCTACCATGTCATCCAAGACCCTGACCACCATCGCGGTGATCCTCGGCTTCATCGCCTTCCTGACCTACTCCACCCTCTCGGCGCAGAAGTCGACCTGCGAGGTGTGCGTGGAGTACAACGGGTCGCGCAACTGCGCGAAGGCGTCGCACGAGACCGAGGCCGAAGCGGCCCGGTCGGCGCAGAACACCGCCTGCGGCCCGATCACGAGCGGCATGAACGACGCCATCGCCTGCGACAATCGCCCGCCGGTGACCAAGCAGTGCACCACCGGATGAGGCTGGCCGACTGATGTCCCTGACCGATGCAGCGCGCACCATGTGGCGAAAGGTCGAGGTCCTTCGGGACCTCGAATCCTTGGTGCACGAATTGATGGTCGAGCATGAGGCCAAGCGCGAGCTGTGGTTCCCGTCGGAGCTCCTCGCGCCGGCCGATGGCGGCGATCCGGACGAGCATCGGCGGACGCTGCGCGAACGGGTCGCCGGCATTCCCGACGCCTGCCGCGCGGCGCTGGCGCTCAACACGCTGACCGAAGAGGGGCTGCCCCACTTCCATCGGCTGCTCGCGGTGCATCTCGGCGACGACTCGCACTGGCGCAACTGGAACAATCTCTGGACCGCCGAAGAGGATCGCCACGGCGCGGTGCTCAGCGACTACATCCGCGACACCGGCGTCGTTGAACAGCGCACGCTCGAGTCGCTCAAGTTCGAGTACATCAAGGCGGGCTTCCAGCCGGAGTGGGACAAGGATCCGTACCGGGTCTTCGTCTACACTACGCTGCAGGAGCGGGCCACCCAGTACTCGCACGCCAACACCGGGCGGATCATCGGCGAGTACGAGCCGCTGCTTGGCGGCATCCTCTCGAAGGTGGCCACCGAAGAGGCGCGGCACTTCTCGTTCTATCGGCGGATGTTCACCGAGATCCTGAAGCGCGACCCGAGCGAGGCACTTCGCTCCGCGCTGCACATCATGCCTGCGATCGACATGCCGGGCGTGACCATCCCGGGCTTCAAGGAATTCGCCGAGGTCATTCGCCGCTCCGGCATCTATGGCCCGCGCGACTACCTCAAGATCGTCCAGGATGCACTGGTGCATTGGCGCATCGAGACGATCGAGGGACTCGACGAAATGGGCCGCGCCGCGCAGGAGAAGCTCCTCGGCATTCCGGAGCGCCTGCGGCGGATCGCCGACCTGATGGAAACACGCTCGCGCAGCAAGACGTTCGCCTTCGAGGTGGCGTTCGCTCGCGAATTCGTGATGGAGTGAGTCGGTGGAGCTGATGGAAATCGCCGTCTGGGTGATCGTCGGCATGCGGTGGCTGGTGGGCGGCGCGTTCGTGGTCGGCGCCGTCGTCGCCGCGACGCATTGGGCCGTGCGCCGTCAACACCTCACGCCGTTCGGCTGGTGGCCACGCTTCGTGCGCGGCTGGAGCGACCCGATGCTGCGGCCGGTCGAGGGGCGCGTGGTCCGTGCCGGCGGCAATCCGCAATCGGCCCCGCTCTGGCTCCTGGGCGGCATCGTCGTCGGCGGCCTGCTGCTGATCCAGCTGGTCCAGTGGGTCCTGGGCACCGCGCTCCAGCTCGGCTACGCCGCCCGGTCGGGCGCGCTCCTGCCGACCCTGGTGTCGTCGCTCTTTTCACTGATCACGGCGGCGTTGCTGGTCCGGGTGATCTCGTCGTGGTTCGGGGCCTCGCCCTACAGCTGGTGGATGCGGATCGTGCGGGGCCTGACGGACTGGATCCTCGAGCCGCTGCAACGCATCCTTCCCCCGATGGGGCCGATGGATTTCTCGCCACTGGTGGCGTATTTCCTGTTGCGGGTGGCGCAGCAGGTGGTGGTGGGGGCGTTGTTCAGGTCGTAGTAAGGTCGTAGGTCGTAGGTCGTAAGGCGGTTGGAGAGGTCCTTCGACTTCGTCCGCTTCGCGGACTTCGCTCAGGATGACACCCCTCAGGACTCTGGACCTACGACTTAAGACTTACGACTTACGACTTTCCCAATCCGTGGCGATTTCCCGCGACTTGCGGCCACGTTAAAGATCCCGCTAAGCCGCCCTTCGGGGCGACGATGAGTAACTGGAGCCCCTGTGTCCGACCCGAACTTCGCACGTGCTGCACGCCTTGCCCGTCTCCCGGGCCTTCTGGCCGAACGCATTCTCGTCCTCGATGGTGCGATGGGGACGATGCTGCAGCGTGCCCGGCTGGTCGAAGCCGACTATCGCGGCAGCACCTTCACCGACATCGCGGGTGATCTCAAGGGGAATCACGACCTCCTCTGCCTGACGCGCCCCGACGTGGTGCGCGGCGTGCATGCCGAGTATCTCGCGGCCGGCGCGGATATCGTCGAGACCAATTCGTTCTCGTCGACATCGATCGGGCAGGCCGAGTACGGCACCTCCGACTACGCCTACGCCCTGAACGTGGCGGCCGCACGGGTCGCGCGCGAGGCGTGCGATGCTGCGGAGACACCCGATCGGCCGCGCTTCGTCGCCGGCTCGATCGGCCCGACCCCGCGGACCGCGTCGATCTCGCCGTCGGTCGAGGACCCCGGCTTCCGCAACGTCACCTTCGACGAGCTCGTCGCCTCCTACTCCACCGCGGCCTCCGGGCTGCTCGATGGTGGCGCCGACCTGCTGCTGGTCGAGACGATCATCGACACGCTGAACGCCAAGGCGGCGCTCTTCGCAATCGACGAGGTCTTCGCGGGCCGCGGCCATACCGTCCCGGTGATGATCTCGGGGACGATCACGGACCGTAGTGGTCGGCTCCTCTCGGGGCAGACCGCCGAGGCATTCTGGATCTCGGTGGCGCACGCCAAGCCGTTGACCGTCGGCCTCAACTGCGCCCTTGGCCCCGACCTGCTGCGCTCCCACATCCAGGAACTCTCGCGCACCGCCGAGACCTTCCTCTCCGCCCACCCGAATGCCGGGCT
The DNA window shown above is from Gemmatimonadota bacterium and carries:
- a CDS encoding acyl-ACP desaturase — its product is MSLTDAARTMWRKVEVLRDLESLVHELMVEHEAKRELWFPSELLAPADGGDPDEHRRTLRERVAGIPDACRAALALNTLTEEGLPHFHRLLAVHLGDDSHWRNWNNLWTAEEDRHGAVLSDYIRDTGVVEQRTLESLKFEYIKAGFQPEWDKDPYRVFVYTTLQERATQYSHANTGRIIGEYEPLLGGILSKVATEEARHFSFYRRMFTEILKRDPSEALRSALHIMPAIDMPGVTIPGFKEFAEVIRRSGIYGPRDYLKIVQDALVHWRIETIEGLDEMGRAAQEKLLGIPERLRRIADLMETRSRSKTFAFEVAFAREFVME
- a CDS encoding YggT family protein; translation: MELMEIAVWVIVGMRWLVGGAFVVGAVVAATHWAVRRQHLTPFGWWPRFVRGWSDPMLRPVEGRVVRAGGNPQSAPLWLLGGIVVGGLLLIQLVQWVLGTALQLGYAARSGALLPTLVSSLFSLITAALLVRVISSWFGASPYSWWMRIVRGLTDWILEPLQRILPPMGPMDFSPLVAYFLLRVAQQVVVGALFRS